gtctcaagcagcctccacgctgagtgcagagccagacgtggggctcgatctcacgaccctgagatcatgacctgagccaaaagcaagagttggatgcttaactgactgagccacctaggagccccatcATGTGTtacttataataattttttttttgaatggggcacctggctggctcagttggtgtgACTcctgtgactcctgatcttggcctttgagttggagccccatgttgggcataattttaaaaaattgtcatgtGCTCTTTATAGTAATTAacatgggggttcctgggtgcctcagtacgTTGAGTGtgtgactttagctcaggtcatgatctcggggtcctgggtatcgagccctgcgtgggagtccccactcagtggagagtctgcttctccccgctccctccacctctccctctgcgtgtgctctctaaaaaaaaatatttttaaaaaaaaatattttatttatttatttgacagacagagagagatcacaagtaggcagagaggcaggcagagagagaggaggaagcaggctccttgccgagcagagagcccgatgtagggctcgatctcaggaccgtgggatcatgacctgaaccgaagacagagactttaacccactgagctactcaggcacccctctctaaaaaaaatcttaaaaaacaaaaaacaaaacagaacaaacccaACTGAACACAGATAGAATACAAGCAAATAAAATACCACCACCTGGGCATGTCATAGGGCAAACCTGAGCTCTAATGGAAGGGGCAAAGTTGTGGAACAATACGTATAGCCTGATCGCACTTTGTGTTTTAAGAACACGGAACACATGTATGTAGGGTGTAAATTTACAAAAAGGGTCTGAAACGTACTGTTAAGCTTAGTTATTTCTGGGGAGTGGGCGGGGGGGAAAGTGTTCCTCACTCTTCATATCCATTCCTGTATAGACCTTTTGTTTCCTGCAGGCATTTActattttggaaaaaacaaacatccGATAAAGAAAGgtccttttacttttattttttttagttttgcctattcttgatttttttaagactttatttatttatttggcagacagagatcacaagtaggcagagagagggtgcggggaagcaggctccccgctgagcagagagcccgatgtggggctcgatggggcttgatcccaggaccctgagatcatgacctgagccaaacacagaggcttaaccctctgagccacccaggtgcccctggataaaGAAAGGTCCTTAACTGAGTGGAAAACCAGAAGGTGGTGGGGGCATTTCCTCCCTCAGCCCTGGAAAGAAGGCGCATTCTCCCCACCTGCACTTAAGTGCTGGCTGGCGAAGCCAGGGGAAGCGGGTGGGGGCCAGGCAGGAGAAACTGCGTGTGCAAAGACTTGGAACAGCAGAAAGCAAGACGGGCCGGGTAGCAAGAAGGAGATGCAAGTATGGAGAGAGCGGTGCTCAAAGGGGAGGCTGATGCCGGAGATGGGGGCTCGGATGGGGGGGGTGAGGAGGTGGACTGCATGGCAGTGGCGGCACGGGTGAGCTGGGAGGCCAAGGAGGAGCAGGAACTGCTTGTGGGCTCTCCCTGACCCCCCAGGTCCCTCAGAGCCCATCCAGCTGGAGTGCAGAGAGGCTGGACCTAGGGGAGACAGAAGCTGAAGGCTATGCAGGCTACACAGCTGGAAGGGTGACGGTGACCTGGGTGCCGACGGAGCACGTGCACCTGCTCTGAGTTGCCCCGCATGCCACTGAGACAGACCCTACTGTGACCCTGCTTTACAGATGGGAAAGCAGGGCCAGAGCTTGGAAATCTCTTCCTCCCATTCACACAGAGCTGCAGGGCTCCACAGGCTGACCTCGCCACTGCCACCATGACCCTCTCTGGTCCCTCTACTTCCTTGGACAATCATGGGATGAAACCAGATAACACTGTCCCTCTCAGCCACGTGTCCTGTTTCCAGCTGGTGCCCAGCCATGGGGGATGTTATCAGCCAGGGAGGGCTTCtggatgggggttggggaggaggtgggcacgGGAGGGCAGGGGCTTTCCAGGAAGCCCTGGGTGAGGAAGGCCAGTAGTGCAGAAGTCGCTGTTGAGTGCAAGGGGCATCTCCACCTTGGCAGGCACTGGGGTGGGGACTTAACTTTAGTTGCTGAGAGAGCCTGGAAATGCCTCTGCAGGGGAATTCTGACCTTCTGCTTATTCTGGAGCAGAAAAACCTAGATTCCAAGTCcagccctgccccatccccctgtgtgatcttgagcaagtgtACTTACCTTGCTGAATCTCTATAGACTTATCTATAAAGGGCCGGACAGCACGGGGAGGGTTAAACACATATAACAAATAGAAAGGTTTTAAAAggtgattggggcgcctgggtggctaagttggttgtgtctgcctttggttcaggtcatgatcccaaggtcctgggatcgaaccctgaatcaggttcccagctcggaggggagcctgcttctccctctccttctgcctgctgctccccctgctcgcgcttgtgctctctttctctgtccaataaataaataaaatcttaaaaaaaataaaaaataaaaagagagagagaggtgataGTAGCAGTTCAAGGCTGAATTCTCATGAAGGAGAGGACGatggctcaccccaccccccacagatGTACACACAGCCCAAGACGCAGGACATGGAGCACAGTGCTGCAAAGAGTTCTTTTATTTGAGGGCAGTGCTAGGCCAGGCGGATgggaagaggcaggcacagaCCCTGTGCCAGGCAGGGGGCCCGCAGACATGATGGGTAAGACAGGAGATGGCTGAAGAATGTTCTCGGCTGCAGGTACCAGGCCCGGGACAGGAGGCACTGAACCTACTTGACAGCCCACAGGGGCCAGACATGGGTGGCCAAAGTTTTTCCCACCCCCAGTGCCTACAAGAGGGCCAAAAAGGGCACCCTCTTCGTCCTCCTTCTCCTGTGGAATCCAGGCCTGAAGGGGGTCAGATTCTGCGGAGGCCAGACAGAGAGGGCACTCAGGGCGGTGGTGCTGCCTCGGCTGGGCGAAGACCCCCACCCCCTGACGGCAGGCAGTGGCCGGAAGCACACACGTTAAGGGAGGCCACAGCAACCCGCCCCACTGCACACACGGGCACACAGGGGCCTCAGGGCAGATCCCCTTCCTAGAGGAAAACCAAACCACACACAAGTGTCCCAGGCTCCTGCCTGTGGCCACAGGGCTGCAAAATGAAGGCTTGCCTGGGGTGTCACCTACTGGCTCTCCTCCCTGCCGGCAGCATGAGGGACAAAGACAAGTGGGTTCAGTTGCGTTCTCAGACGCAGGTCCAGGCTGAGTCCTGGCCCCAGCCAACAGGGGACAGAGGGAACCCCATGCGTTGAGGAGGGAGAGGTGTGGTTCCCATGGGTGACGTCAGGAGGAAGACATTACCCTTAGGGCCACCCTGTTGAAAAGACTGAAAACTGGCACTAAAAGGGACCCAAAGGgcaagagtggggtgggggaagggagctgggACTCTGCTGGCTGGCCAGGTACTCACAGTGTCTGGTAGGTGCTGTCCTTGGCCTTGAGGAAGCGTAAGATGAAGAAGGCCGCTGCCTGCAGGCTCAGCACCAGCACGACACCCCC
This Neovison vison isolate M4711 chromosome 2, ASM_NN_V1, whole genome shotgun sequence DNA region includes the following protein-coding sequences:
- the CD164L2 gene encoding CD164 sialomucin-like 2 protein isoform X1 translates to MAAPGPRALRVALCGGCCCLLLCVQLAVAGKGARGFGRGALLRMNIWPAVRGACKQLKLCEHCVEGHKAHNLSGCVWEQCQPEEPGHCVAQAEVAKEGCSVYNRSESCPAAHHYPTYEPKTVTTGSPPVPEAHSPGFDGASFIGGVVLVLSLQAAAFFILRFLKAKDSTYQTLKGICPEAPVCPCVQWGGLLWPPLTCVLPATACRQGVGVFAQPRQHHRPECPLCLASAESDPLQAWIPQEKEDEEGALFGPLVGTGGGKNFGHPCLAPVGCQVGSVPPVPGLVPAAENILQPSPVLPIMSAGPLPGTGSVPASSHPPGLALPSNKRTLCSTVLHVLRLGLCVHLWGVG